In Oryzihumus leptocrescens, the following are encoded in one genomic region:
- a CDS encoding DUF3039 domain-containing protein — translation MSDNPLSDPFEPQAQPSGPSTSTSVLEREQVEEQVQEPGDHERFSHYVRKEKILESALSGEPVVALCGKVWVPGRDPKKFPVCPVCKEIYEGLRAPQDGED, via the coding sequence ATGAGCGACAACCCGCTGAGCGACCCGTTCGAGCCGCAGGCGCAGCCGTCGGGGCCGTCGACCTCGACCTCCGTGCTCGAGCGCGAGCAGGTCGAGGAGCAGGTCCAGGAGCCGGGTGACCACGAGCGCTTCTCCCACTACGTGCGCAAGGAGAAGATCCTCGAGAGCGCGCTGTCCGGGGAGCCGGTCGTCGCGCTGTGCGGCAAGGTCTGGGTGCCCGGGCGCGACCCCAAGAAGTTCCCGGTCTGCCCGGTCTGCAAGGAGATCTACGAGGGCCTGCGCGCGCCGCAGGACGGCGAGGACTGA
- a CDS encoding DEAD/DEAH box helicase, translated as MSTAAASHLPPAFPERAAWGTASKLRAWQAAALEQYLREGPQDFLAVATPGAGKTTFALRVATELLGRGIIDRVTIVAPTEHLKTQWADAAARVGINIDPKFTNAMGRHNTEFDGVALTYAGVASKPLLHRARTEAARTLVILDEVHHGGDNLSWGDAIREAFEPAARRLCLTGTPFRSDTSPIPFVRYEEDRAGVRRSASDYAYGYAEALRDGVVRPVLFLAYSGAMRWRTRAGDEVAARLGEPLTKDLTAQAWRTALDAKGEWIPSVLAAADKRLSEVRRHVPDAGALVIASDQTNARHYAKILHALTGEKPTVVLSDDAGASGRIEEFSQSDSRWMVAVRMVSEGVDVPRLCVGVYATSTSTPLFFAQAVGRFVRARRRGEVASVFLPNVPVIMEHAARLEEQRDHALDKVVKPGEEENLWAAEDQLVAEANSTRSTADLEGTFEALESVAEFDHVLFDAQQFGLNAESGSAEEEEYLGLPGLLEPDQVATLLRERQASQKGSTKRAADAPIAAHRALAAQRKELNSLVSAYARKTGAPHGVVHNDLRRTCGGPALEQASSEQVQERIEKIRAWFVGRR; from the coding sequence ATGAGTACTGCCGCGGCATCCCACCTCCCCCCAGCATTCCCGGAGCGCGCCGCGTGGGGCACGGCCTCCAAGCTGCGTGCCTGGCAGGCGGCGGCGCTCGAGCAGTACCTGCGCGAGGGCCCGCAGGACTTCCTCGCCGTCGCCACCCCCGGCGCCGGCAAGACGACGTTCGCCCTGCGCGTGGCCACCGAGCTGCTCGGCCGCGGGATCATCGACCGGGTCACGATCGTGGCGCCGACCGAGCACCTCAAGACGCAGTGGGCCGACGCGGCCGCCCGGGTCGGCATCAACATCGACCCGAAGTTCACCAACGCCATGGGCCGGCACAACACCGAGTTCGACGGCGTGGCGCTGACCTACGCCGGCGTCGCGAGCAAGCCGCTGCTGCACCGCGCCCGCACCGAGGCGGCCCGCACCCTGGTGATCCTCGACGAGGTGCACCACGGAGGCGACAACCTGTCGTGGGGTGACGCGATCCGTGAGGCGTTCGAGCCGGCCGCCCGGCGGCTGTGCCTGACGGGTACCCCCTTCCGCTCCGACACCAGCCCGATCCCCTTCGTGCGCTACGAGGAGGACCGCGCCGGGGTGCGCCGGTCCGCCAGCGACTACGCCTACGGGTATGCCGAGGCGTTGCGTGACGGGGTCGTGCGCCCGGTGCTCTTCCTCGCCTACAGCGGCGCGATGCGCTGGCGCACCCGCGCCGGCGACGAGGTTGCCGCTCGCCTGGGCGAGCCGCTGACCAAGGACCTCACCGCGCAGGCGTGGCGGACCGCCCTGGACGCCAAGGGGGAGTGGATCCCCTCGGTGCTGGCTGCCGCGGACAAGCGGCTCTCCGAGGTGCGCCGGCACGTGCCCGACGCCGGGGCGCTGGTCATCGCCTCGGACCAGACCAACGCGCGGCACTACGCCAAGATCCTGCACGCCCTGACCGGCGAGAAGCCGACCGTCGTGCTCTCCGACGACGCCGGGGCCTCCGGCCGGATCGAGGAGTTCTCCCAGAGCGACTCCCGCTGGATGGTCGCGGTCCGCATGGTCTCCGAGGGCGTCGACGTGCCCCGCCTGTGCGTGGGCGTCTACGCCACCTCGACCTCCACGCCGCTGTTCTTCGCCCAGGCGGTCGGCCGGTTCGTGCGCGCCCGTCGCCGGGGCGAGGTCGCCTCGGTGTTCCTGCCCAACGTGCCGGTGATCATGGAGCACGCGGCCCGGCTGGAGGAGCAGCGCGACCACGCCCTGGACAAGGTGGTCAAGCCCGGCGAGGAGGAGAACCTCTGGGCCGCCGAGGACCAGCTCGTCGCCGAGGCCAACAGCACCAGGTCCACCGCCGACCTCGAGGGCACCTTCGAGGCGCTGGAGTCCGTCGCCGAGTTCGACCACGTGCTCTTCGACGCCCAGCAGTTCGGCCTCAACGCCGAGTCGGGCAGCGCCGAGGAGGAGGAGTACCTCGGGCTGCCGGGGCTGCTGGAGCCGGACCAGGTGGCCACCCTGCTGCGCGAGCGGCAGGCCTCCCAGAAGGGCTCCACCAAGCGTGCCGCGGATGCGCCGATCGCGGCGCACCGGGCCCTGGCCGCCCAGCGCAAGGAGCTCAACTCGCTGGTGTCCGCCTACGCCCGCAAGACCGGCGCGCCGCACGGCGTGGTGCACAACGACCTGCGCCGCACCTGTGGCGGCCCGGCACTGGAGCAGGCGAGCTCCGAGCAGGTCCAGGAGCGGATCGAGAAGATCCGCGCCTGGTTCGTCGGCCGCCGGTGA